From Salvelinus namaycush isolate Seneca chromosome 27, SaNama_1.0, whole genome shotgun sequence, the proteins below share one genomic window:
- the cdcp1b gene encoding CUB domain-containing protein 1 — MRPTTICAGALQGFVILLLLNLSECLHMNVHPDKDADVTVSSSLFFPLERCSVCTVRGGENDTQTACHSSLALVPDEDITLLFNCTELPQRAFAIQIHRKIDCTKDSCSPATGAAQPSLFPEFNRTLVWHLNVPEKTVLSLDFPVDRLKEMTEAEMCQDGYQYAVTRTSTEGEVKTQTYCRNGLVAHLDILSNATVSLQVQNGGEVNSPIFTATAKPMKKQSRMMSVTPEPDTIVTISRDAKAKECSVCVGEGPTCSPKELVLKDAHNTSVMFTCPQPQDVFSVQINRDIDCTEITCSGNIVQAESSLFPDFNRTFTWDLKVPPGLSFQLDFPSPGMRQIPPSETCPDEHTYTIITYQRTGPATIGMFCPDGTITTVQVLYKGRVSLQVPGDRKLEPLDFKVTVGPEIKMLAVVKVNLPRGVSDTNFLSANYPRGFSDSDLMRWDFMVPGMHNYTVNFLNYTAPLCRKKNVMVIYDKEGEEGIQKTLADTQPTHRQGSFTMTLFNCETDKTKQGLSLHFRLSVMRSGHPVLCTVNLSEEEGPFLHIEKIGSDSHCEMRKDSVVQEKITVPSGTKASLSFLDCPSEDLRLTATKTIGCQSLDSCSVSGTLLTVPKIPTCLPTLLQSFTWHLNIPVYGTVDLLSPTGNLRQSLPGQECNGSVSLHIAEGDGSSIGYFCSEGIIRKVQMHSNVSVTATAKDLSLIQGPFLNVSFSDEISESIIYTVQPRMGSPALLATPNWPSGMKPYSTVSWIVNLPGHLQANLLFTNISQPKCGQGHTCIKVQTLGSPEELLSQREDEAAGDQLMVPESFYLNMSNCLPEDRHFSVLSKVTLQNTSMLLQGGILGAVGAVLLLMLIVLTVVCLVIRKKKRTMVNEASIYVRKGNIFIPGDGMFHKTRSDNESHVYASIEDTMVYGHLLREPSYVGTIQAHFQGQPVDTYRTFMPLQDGVPEITETAADHEPELLPEKDMYRPFLDPSESFMPSRPRTPINRHNSMGFMDRRMVDNELYTFKSTGDINTIRLSGADQILDPEISDGEESI, encoded by the exons AATGTCTGCACATGAATGTCCACCCTGACAAAGATGCCGATGTGACTGTGTCGTCCTCACTGTTCTTTCCGTTGGAACGGTGTTCCGTGTGCACAGTCCGTGGCGGTGAGAATGACACCCAGACGGCCTGTCACTCATCTCTGGCCCTGGTCCCAGATGAGGACATCACCTTGCTCTTCAACTGCACTGAACTGCCACAGAGGGCCTTTGCCATCCAGATCCACAGGAAAATCG ATTGCACCAAGGACTCTTGCAGCCCTGCCACAGGTGCAGCTCAGCCTTCCCTCTTCCCAGAGTTCAATAGAACCCTCGTCTGGCACCTAAATGTGCCAGAGAAGACCGTTTTGAGTTTGGACTTCCCTGTTGACAGGCTGAAGGAGATGACTGAAGCAGAGATGTGTCAAGATGGCTACCAGTACGCTGTAACCAGGACCAGCACTGAAGGAGAGGTCAAAACTCAGACATACTGCAGGAATGGCCTTGTGGCTCACCTAGATATACTGAGCAACGCCACGGTGTCTTTGCAAGTTCAAAACGGCGGGGAGGTGAATTCCCCTATATTCACGGCCACTGCCAAACCAATGAAGAAAC AGAGCCGGATGATGTCAGTGACCCCAGAGCCAGACACTATCGTCACCATCAGCAGAGACGCCAAAGCCAaagagtgcagtgtgtgtgttggggaggggCCTACCTGCAGCCCCAAAGAACTCGTCCTGAAAGACGCCCACAACACCTCTGTGATGTTCACCTGCCCACAGCCACAAGATGTCTTCAGTGTGCAGATCAACAGGGATATTG ATTGCACAGAGATCACCTGCAGCGGGAACATCGTCCAGGCGGAGTCCTCCCTCTTCCCAGACTTCAACAGAACCTTCACCTGGGACCTGAAGGTTCCACCCGGCCTGTCCTTCCAGCTGGACTTCCCATCACCGGGAATGAGACAGATCCCACCCTCTGAAACCTGTCCTGACGAGCATACCTACACCATCATCACGTACCAGCGCACCGGGCCCGCCACCATCGGCATGTTCTGCCCAGATGGCACCATCACCACGGTCCAGGTGCTGTACAAGGGCCGAGTGTCCCTGCAGGTCCCTGGGGACAGGAAGCTGGAGCCGCTGGACTTCAAGGTCACTGTTGGGCCGGAGATTAAAA TGCTGGCTGTGGTAAAAGTCAACCTACCTCGTGGGGTGTCCGATACAAACTTTCTCTCAGCCAACTACCCTAGAGGTTTCTCTGACAGCGACCTGATGAGGTGGGACTTCATGGTGCCCGGCATGCATAACTACACAGTTAACTTCCTGAATTACACGGCGCCTCTCTGCCGAAAGAAGAACGTAATGGTGATTTACgacaaggagggagaggagggcatCCAGAAGACCCTGGCGGACACCCAGCCAACACACAGGCAGGGCAGCTTCACCATGACCCTGTTTAACTGTGAGACCGACAAGACCAAACAGGGTCTGTCCCTCCATTTCAGGCTCTCGGTGATGAGGAGCGGCCATCCAG TTCTCTGCACTGTGAATCTGTCGGAGGAGGAAGGGCCATTCCTCCACATTGAGAAGATAGGCTCTGACTCCCACTGTGAGATGAGGAAGGACTCTGTGGTCCAGGAGAAGATCACCGTTCCCTCAGGAACCAAAGCAAGTCTTTCTTTCCTGGACTGTCCAAGTGAAGACCTACGTCTGACAGCCACGAAAACCATAG GATGCCAGAGTTTGGACTCATGCTCTGTGAGCGGGACTCTTCTCACGGTCCCCAAAATTCCGACGTGCCTCCCTACGCTACTACAAAGCTTCACCTGGCACCTCAACATCCCAGTATATGGCACTGTGGATCTACTGTCCCCCACAGGAAACCTCAGGCAGTCCCTGCCAGGACAGGAGTGCAATGGGAGTGTCTCCCTTCACATAGCCGAGGGTGATGGGTCCTCCATTGGCTACTTCTGCTCCGAAGGCATCATTCGCAAAGTCCAAATGCACTCCAACGTCTCTGTCACTGCCACAGCCAAGGACCTTAGCCTGATTCAAGGGCCTTTCCTCAATGTGTCCTTCAGTGACGAAATCTCAG AGAGCATCATATATACTGTCCAGCCCAGAATGGGTTCCCCTGCCCTCCTGGCCACCCCAAACTGGCCCAGCGGTATGAAGCCGTACTCCACCGTGTCCTGGATCGTCAATCTGCCGGGCCACCTCCAGGCCAACTTGCTGTTCACTAACATCAGCCAGCCCAAGTGTGGCCAGGGGCACACGTGCATCAAGGTGCAGACCCTGGGCTCTCCAGAGGAGCTATTGAGTCAAAGGGAGGATGAGGCGGCAGGGGACCAGCTGATGGTCCCTGAGAGCTTCTACCTCAACATGTCCAACTGTTTGCCGGAGGACAGACACTTCAGTGTGCTCAGCAAGGTCACCCTGCAGAATACTAGCA TGCTGCTCCAGGGCGGCATTCTGGGGGCTGTGGGAGCAGTGCTGCTCCTTATGCTCATTGTGCTGACAGTCGTCTGCTTGGTGATAAG GAAGAAGAAAAGAACGATGGTCAATGAGGCTTCCATCTACGTAAGGAAAGGGAATATCTTCATCCCAGGCGACGGCATGTTCCACAAAACCCGGTCGGACAATGAGTCTCACGTCTACGCCTCCATCGAAGACACCATGGTGTATGGCCACCTGCTCCGCGAGCCCAGCTACGTGGGCACCATCCAGGCCCACTTCCAAGGACAGCCGGTCGACACCTACCGGACATTCATGCCGCTCCAGGACGGAGTGCCAGAGATCACAGAGACTGCTGCAGACCATGAGCCTGAACTGTTGCCTGAGAAAGACATGTACAGACCTTTCCTGGACCCGTCGGAATCCTTCATGCCATCAAGACCTCGCACGCCCATAAACCGTCACAACAGCATGGGCTTCATGGACCGCAGGATGGTGGACAACGAGCTGTACACGTTCAAGAGCACTGGGGATATAAATACGATTCGACTGTCGGGTGCAGACCAAATCCTAGATCCAGAGATCTCGGATGGGGAGGAATCCATTTAG
- the exosc7 gene encoding exosome complex component RRP42 yields the protein MATVQVSEAEKVYILHGVRDDLRVDGRGCEDYRHMEIETEMVSNTDGSAKVTLGHTDVLVGVKAEMGKPRPMVPDEGYLEFFVDCSANATPEFEGRGGDELGMELSNTLYKVFNNRYSVDLKSLCISPGEHCWVLYVDVLLLQCDGNLFDAISVAIKAALFNTKIPKVHISEDEEGGKEIELSDDPYDCMRLNVENVPCIVTLCKVGHRHVVDATLQEKACSVASLIISVTHKGTVTCVRKVGGGSLDPESIFEMTETGKRVGKALHAPLMELLQEEESLGKKRQKVGFLG from the exons ATGGCTACTGTACAAGTCAGTGAGGCTGAAAAGGTGTATATTTTGCATGGTGTACGG GATGACTTACGGGTTGATGGTCGAGGATGCGAGGACTACAGACACATGGAGATTGAGACAGAAATGGTGTCAAATACAGATGGCTCAGCCAAAGTGACACTG GGGCATACAGACGTGCTAGTGGGAGTCAAAGCTGAAATGGGAAAGCCAAGGCCCATGGTCCCAGATGAAGGCTACCTGGAGTTTTTTGTTGATTG CTCTGCCAATGCCACACCAGAATTTGAGGGTCGGGGTGGTGATGAGCTGGGCATGGAGTTGAGCAACACCCTCTACAAAGTGTTCAACAACAGATACAGTGTGGACCTGAAAAGCCTCTGCATCAGCCCAGGGGAACACTGCTGGGTGCTCTATGTGGACGTGCTG CTCCTGCAATGTGATGGAAATCTTTTTGATGCCATCTCTGTTGCCATTAAAGCAGCTCTCTTCAATACAAA AATTCCCAAAGTGCACATCTCTGAGGatgaggaaggagggaaggaaatAGAGCTGTCAGACGACCCCTATGACTGCATGCGACTCAATGTGGAGAACGTTCCCTGCATCGTGACCTTGTGCAAG GTGGGCCATAGGCACGTGGTGGACGCCACGCTGCAGGAGAAGGCGTGTTCAGTGGCCAGCCTGATCATCTCTGTCACACACAAGGGGACGGTCACCTGTGTCAGGAAGGTGGGGGGAGGAAGCCTGGACCCAGAGAGCATCTTTGAGATGACAGAG ACAGGGAAACGGGTAGGGAAAGCCCTCCACGCCCCACTCATGGAGCTTCTGCAGGAGGAGGAGAGtctgggaaagaagagacagaaaGTGGGCTTTCTTGGTTAG